Proteins encoded by one window of Archaeoglobus veneficus SNP6:
- a CDS encoding PadR family transcriptional regulator, which translates to MSKTELAVPKKLSRQPLHGYALAKKLNITISSIYAHLSELESQGFIMHRTSNRRKVYSLTDKGKALLQLLSK; encoded by the coding sequence ATCAGCAAAACCGAGCTTGCCGTTCCCAAAAAACTCTCCAGGCAACCTCTTCACGGCTATGCTCTCGCCAAAAAGCTCAATATCACAATTTCATCTATCTATGCTCATCTATCCGAACTTGAAAGTCAGGGCTTCATCATGCATAGGACCTCTAACCGTCGTAAAGTTTACTCTCTAACTGATAAAGGCAAAGCTCTCCTACAACTGTTATCTAAATAA